Proteins from a genomic interval of Acetobacterium woodii DSM 1030:
- a CDS encoding YifB family Mg chelatase-like AAA ATPase: MLSQLKSCGLLGVNGVIITVEIDISRGLPTYSLVGLPDIGIKESKDRVFSAIKNNGYKYPMERITINLAPADLKKEGPAFDLAIALGILNASEQLNWDHPEDYLIIGELSLSGEIRSVNGVLPMVLAAKEAGIKHILVPFDNRYEAAVVQDVDVIPLKDFNEATAFLKNELIIEPFKVDLRSILTLEKSSHAIDFSDIRGQDLAKRALEIAAAGSHNVLMSGPPGSGKTMLAKGFSSILPDLTIDEALEITKIHSISGLLKNNAIMNQRPFRSPHHTISKTSLVGGGRIPKPGEVSLAHLGVLFLDELPEFQKSALEVLRQPMEDQEVTISRVNASLTFPASFTLITSMNPCPCGYLTDPVHECLCTPQQIKNYQGKISGPLMDRLDIFIEIPSISYDELQIKPKGESSQTIKKRVDAARERQNKRYQDLDIFYNAQLTPKLLEIFCQLGAAEKNLMEKVYTKMKLSARGYHRILKLARTIADLDDADTISVTHLSEAIQYRGMTKQF, from the coding sequence ATGTTATCACAGTTAAAAAGTTGCGGGTTATTGGGAGTAAACGGCGTTATTATTACTGTGGAAATTGACATTTCCCGAGGTTTGCCGACATATTCACTGGTTGGTCTGCCCGACATCGGAATCAAGGAATCGAAGGATCGTGTTTTTTCCGCGATCAAAAATAATGGCTATAAATATCCGATGGAACGGATCACCATTAATCTTGCTCCGGCTGATCTAAAAAAGGAAGGCCCGGCTTTTGATCTGGCCATTGCACTGGGTATTTTAAACGCTTCAGAGCAGCTTAACTGGGATCATCCCGAAGATTATCTGATTATTGGCGAATTATCGCTAAGCGGCGAGATCCGTAGTGTCAACGGCGTATTGCCAATGGTGCTGGCGGCAAAAGAAGCCGGTATTAAACATATTTTAGTGCCCTTTGACAACCGCTATGAAGCGGCCGTTGTACAGGATGTTGATGTTATCCCCCTCAAAGATTTTAATGAAGCAACCGCTTTTTTAAAAAACGAATTAATTATTGAACCCTTTAAAGTCGATCTCCGTTCGATCCTGACACTTGAAAAAAGCAGTCATGCCATTGATTTTTCTGATATTCGTGGCCAGGATCTGGCCAAACGCGCCCTTGAAATCGCCGCTGCCGGTAGCCATAATGTCCTGATGAGCGGCCCACCCGGTTCCGGTAAAACGATGTTGGCAAAAGGTTTTTCTTCCATCCTGCCGGATCTAACCATTGATGAAGCGCTTGAAATTACTAAAATACACAGCATTTCCGGACTGTTAAAAAATAATGCCATCATGAATCAACGACCTTTTCGTTCGCCTCATCATACTATTTCTAAAACGTCATTAGTTGGCGGCGGCCGGATTCCTAAACCCGGTGAAGTTTCCCTGGCTCATTTAGGGGTTCTTTTTCTTGATGAGTTACCTGAATTTCAAAAATCGGCACTGGAAGTACTGCGCCAACCAATGGAGGATCAGGAAGTCACAATTTCCCGGGTTAATGCTTCCCTGACCTTTCCGGCCAGTTTTACCTTAATTACTTCAATGAATCCCTGTCCTTGTGGATATCTTACTGACCCTGTCCACGAATGTCTTTGCACCCCCCAGCAAATTAAAAACTATCAGGGGAAAATCTCCGGCCCGCTAATGGACCGGCTGGATATCTTTATTGAAATTCCTAGCATTAGCTATGACGAATTACAGATCAAACCAAAGGGCGAAAGCTCTCAAACCATCAAAAAACGGGTTGATGCCGCCCGCGAACGGCAAAACAAACGTTATCAGGATCTGGATATTTTTTATAATGCCCAACTTACACCTAAACTATTGGAAATTTTTTGCCAACTTGGTGCGGCTGAAAAAAATCTGATGGAAAAAGTCTACACCAAAATGAAACTAAGTGCCCGGGGTTACCATCGCATTTTAAAACTGGCCCGAACGATTGCCGATTTGGATGACGCTGACACAATTTCTGTCACACATTTATCGGAAGCGATTCAATATCGTGGCATGACTAAGCAGTTTTAA